From Riemerella anatipestifer ATCC 11845 = DSM 15868, a single genomic window includes:
- a CDS encoding CPBP family intramembrane glutamic endopeptidase: MNQKFKLGLDGIAILIGSYIVASLILAVYTIANVFILKEEVATSMGLSLISFVLSLGVPIAAFDIFIVRPQTKKPLRLGVGNVTASNVLLSLMMMVGMVLMAEVLTSFIPTKGGILGKLYDTFMGVFKGMLSDKVGLAIMVVCLAPLLEEVLFRGIIQGGLTNKGVAPKKAIVISALVFGIVHANPWQFVGAFLLGLVLGLVYFKTESIVIPILLHAFNNFISYLMLVYADTEHSYELLGINKIVSFIIGMVIFGVAYYLFMHRKTHFTK; this comes from the coding sequence ATGAATCAAAAATTCAAATTGGGGCTTGACGGCATTGCTATACTTATAGGGAGCTATATAGTTGCTTCGCTTATACTCGCTGTGTACACTATCGCTAATGTCTTTATTTTAAAGGAAGAGGTTGCTACTTCTATGGGATTGAGTCTAATCTCATTTGTACTCTCATTAGGAGTGCCTATTGCAGCGTTTGATATTTTTATTGTAAGACCACAGACCAAAAAACCGCTCCGTTTAGGTGTAGGCAATGTAACGGCTTCTAATGTTCTTTTATCTCTAATGATGATGGTAGGTATGGTGCTGATGGCAGAAGTCCTTACTTCCTTTATCCCAACGAAAGGAGGCATATTAGGAAAGCTTTACGATACTTTTATGGGAGTTTTTAAAGGAATGCTTAGTGATAAGGTAGGACTTGCCATTATGGTAGTGTGCCTTGCACCTCTATTAGAAGAAGTTTTATTTAGAGGTATTATACAAGGTGGACTTACAAACAAAGGCGTTGCTCCCAAGAAAGCCATTGTTATCTCTGCTTTAGTATTTGGTATTGTACACGCCAATCCTTGGCAATTTGTGGGCGCGTTTTTATTGGGGTTGGTATTGGGATTAGTTTATTTCAAAACGGAATCTATTGTAATCCCTATTTTACTACATGCTTTTAATAATTTCATCTCTTATCTGATGCTAGTCTATGCCGATACAGAACACTCTTATGAACTCTTAGGTATCAACAAAATAGTATCTTTTATTATAGGCATGGTTATCTTCGGAGTTGCCTATTATCTGTTTATGCATAGAAAAACCCACTTTACCAAATAG
- a CDS encoding TIGR02757 family protein translates to MDSNELKDFLNEKADLYNHPNFIEQDPIQIPHRFSLKQDIEIAGFIAATIAWGNRKSIIKSANHIMELMGQSPLDFVLNHTDKDLDKIGTRAIHRTFNSEDLIYFIQRFKHLYQNHSSMEELLLPQDGETNFYHALERFRNAFLDTTTQHRSHKHISSTYKKSAAKRLMMFLRWMVRKDNKGVDFGIWEQLDPALLSIPLDVHTGNIARQLQLITRTQNDWKTVEELDHTIRKWDAKDPAKYDFALFGLGVSGEFK, encoded by the coding sequence ATGGATTCCAACGAGCTAAAAGACTTCCTAAACGAGAAGGCAGACCTATACAACCACCCCAATTTTATAGAGCAAGACCCTATACAAATACCGCATCGGTTTTCTCTAAAACAGGATATTGAAATCGCAGGGTTTATAGCAGCTACCATTGCTTGGGGCAACCGAAAATCTATTATCAAAAGTGCCAACCATATTATGGAGCTTATGGGACAGTCGCCATTGGATTTTGTACTGAACCATACCGATAAAGATTTAGACAAGATAGGCACTAGAGCCATACACCGCACTTTTAACTCGGAAGACTTAATCTATTTTATCCAAAGATTTAAGCATCTCTACCAAAACCACTCGTCTATGGAAGAGCTCCTACTTCCCCAAGACGGCGAAACCAATTTCTACCACGCACTAGAACGCTTTAGAAATGCATTCCTAGATACCACCACCCAGCACCGTAGCCACAAGCACATCAGCTCTACCTACAAGAAATCTGCGGCTAAACGGCTGATGATGTTCCTAAGATGGATGGTAAGAAAGGACAACAAAGGCGTAGATTTTGGCATTTGGGAACAGCTAGACCCTGCCCTACTGTCTATCCCACTAGATGTGCACACGGGCAACATAGCAAGGCAGCTCCAACTGATTACAAGAACCCAAAACGATTGGAAAACCGTGGAAGAACTAGACCACACCATTAGAAAATGGGACGCCAAAGACCCCGCAAAGTACGATTTTGCCCTCTTTGGACTAGGCGTTTCTGGAGAGTTTAAATAG
- a CDS encoding FAD-binding oxidoreductase: MKNHIQKVSNWGNFPIVEKEIVTEDNLEKIKDFVKSRSEVIARGNGRCYGDASLGEHIFSTKRLNKFINFDRLNGIIECEAGVLLSDVLEVIVPQGYFLYVTPGTKYISVGGAIASDIHGKNHHSEGCFSEYVLEFKLLNTNAQIITCSRTENADLFWATIGGMGLTGIILSAKFQLKNIDTAYIRQESIKAKNLDEIFQLFEESEDWTYTVAWIDCLQKGDDIGKSILMRGEHALKGELPSKLAKNPLALKSKLKPSVPFYFPNFVLNQWTVKIFNWLYYKKQSKKIVKNIIDYETFFYPLDAINNWNKIYGKNGFIQYQMVIPKDKGKEGMERILKTIAHSGNGSFLAVLKLFGKNNPEAYNSFPFEGYTLALDFKVNKKLKKLVEDLDQIVLDLGGRIYLTKDSMSNPQLTNYLKNVDNHKFRSLQRKRITN; encoded by the coding sequence ATGAAAAATCATATACAAAAAGTCTCTAATTGGGGAAACTTTCCCATTGTTGAAAAGGAAATAGTTACAGAAGATAATCTTGAAAAAATTAAAGATTTTGTTAAAAGTCGTTCCGAAGTTATCGCTAGAGGAAATGGTAGATGTTATGGAGACGCTTCTTTAGGTGAACATATCTTCTCAACCAAAAGATTGAACAAATTTATTAATTTTGATAGGCTAAACGGAATTATTGAGTGCGAAGCAGGTGTTCTTCTTTCTGATGTTTTAGAAGTTATTGTACCACAAGGTTACTTTTTGTATGTAACTCCAGGTACTAAATACATTAGCGTTGGAGGAGCCATAGCTTCTGATATACACGGCAAAAACCATCATTCAGAAGGATGTTTTTCAGAATATGTTTTAGAATTTAAACTACTGAATACCAACGCTCAAATAATCACCTGCTCTAGAACTGAAAACGCAGATCTATTTTGGGCAACTATTGGCGGAATGGGGCTTACAGGCATTATTTTATCGGCTAAGTTTCAGCTTAAAAATATAGATACGGCTTATATCCGACAAGAAAGCATCAAAGCAAAAAACCTAGATGAAATCTTTCAACTCTTTGAAGAAAGTGAAGATTGGACTTACACCGTAGCGTGGATAGACTGTTTACAGAAAGGAGATGATATTGGTAAATCTATACTTATGAGAGGAGAACACGCTCTAAAGGGCGAACTTCCTTCTAAGTTAGCAAAAAACCCTTTAGCTCTAAAGTCTAAATTAAAGCCAAGTGTTCCTTTTTATTTCCCAAATTTTGTTCTAAACCAATGGACTGTAAAAATCTTCAATTGGCTTTATTACAAAAAACAGTCTAAAAAAATCGTCAAAAACATCATTGATTATGAAACTTTTTTCTATCCTCTAGATGCCATCAATAATTGGAATAAAATCTATGGTAAGAACGGTTTTATACAATACCAAATGGTAATCCCAAAAGACAAAGGCAAAGAAGGTATGGAGCGAATTTTAAAAACTATTGCTCATAGTGGTAATGGCTCTTTTTTAGCGGTACTAAAGTTATTTGGAAAGAATAATCCAGAAGCATACAACTCCTTCCCTTTTGAAGGTTATACCCTTGCACTAGATTTTAAAGTGAATAAAAAGCTCAAAAAACTCGTTGAAGATTTAGACCAAATTGTATTGGATTTGGGTGGCAGAATTTACCTTACCAAAGATAGTATGAGTAATCCTCAACTGACTAACTATCTCAAAAATGTAGATAATCATAAATTTAGGTCTTTACAAAGAAAAAGAATTACGAATTAA
- a CDS encoding adenylate kinase — MINIVLFGPPGSGKGTQAQNLIEKFNLKQISTGDLFRYNMKNDTELGKLAKSYIDKGELVPDQVTIDMLIDEVRKPTDTKGFIFDGFPRTAAQTEALEKIVKDELNEEISICLSLVVEDEILVQRLLKRGETSGRTDDADESIIRNRIKEYYAKTAEVAELYKQQGKYVEINGVGEISEIAEKLFSEVEKILK, encoded by the coding sequence ATGATTAACATTGTATTATTTGGTCCTCCGGGAAGTGGTAAGGGTACTCAAGCTCAAAATCTGATTGAAAAGTTCAATTTGAAACAAATATCCACAGGAGATTTGTTCCGTTATAACATGAAAAACGATACTGAGCTAGGGAAATTGGCGAAATCTTATATAGATAAAGGAGAGCTAGTTCCAGACCAAGTTACCATAGATATGTTAATAGACGAGGTGAGAAAACCTACGGATACCAAAGGATTTATATTTGATGGTTTCCCCAGAACAGCAGCACAGACAGAAGCCTTAGAAAAGATTGTGAAAGACGAACTTAATGAGGAGATAAGCATTTGTTTATCGCTAGTAGTAGAGGACGAAATTTTGGTTCAAAGACTTCTTAAGAGAGGTGAAACTAGTGGTAGAACAGATGATGCGGACGAGTCTATCATTAGAAACAGAATTAAAGAATACTATGCAAAAACTGCCGAAGTAGCAGAACTTTACAAGCAGCAAGGGAAATATGTAGAGATAAATGGAGTAGGCGAAATTTCCGAAATTGCAGAAAAACTTTTCTCAGAAGTAGAGAAGATTTTAAAATAA
- the rdgB gene encoding RdgB/HAM1 family non-canonical purine NTP pyrophosphatase, which translates to MKKEILIATHNQHKKEEIQQILGDGFIVKSLSDYQLNDEIVEDGNTFEENAFIKASYCFQKTGIPSLGDDSGLVVDALDGRPGIYSARYAGNHDFKANIAKVLEEMQGKTNRAAHFITVLCLVDENGTSYFEGKVHGHLLEEDRGHQGFGYDPIFVPNGYETTFAEMAPEEKNAISHRKNALDQFLTTITQ; encoded by the coding sequence ATGAAAAAAGAAATCTTAATAGCAACACACAATCAACATAAAAAAGAAGAAATCCAACAAATCTTAGGTGATGGCTTCATAGTAAAAAGCCTTTCCGATTATCAACTCAATGATGAAATCGTGGAAGACGGCAATACTTTTGAGGAAAACGCATTTATTAAAGCCTCTTATTGTTTCCAAAAAACAGGCATTCCGAGTTTGGGCGACGATAGTGGACTTGTAGTAGATGCCTTAGACGGAAGACCGGGGATTTACTCGGCAAGATATGCTGGCAACCACGACTTTAAAGCCAATATTGCTAAAGTCTTAGAAGAAATGCAAGGCAAAACTAATAGAGCAGCTCATTTCATTACTGTATTATGTTTGGTAGATGAAAACGGTACTTCCTATTTTGAAGGCAAAGTACATGGGCATCTTCTAGAGGAAGACCGAGGACATCAGGGCTTTGGCTACGACCCTATCTTTGTACCTAACGGCTACGAAACCACCTTTGCAGAAATGGCTCCAGAGGAAAAGAACGCCATTAGCCATAGAAAAAATGCCTTAGACCAGTTTTTAACCACCATTACCCAATAA
- the obgE gene encoding GTPase ObgE, whose amino-acid sequence MSNFVDYVKIHCKSGHGGAGSAHLRREKYIPKGGPDGGDGGRGGHIIMKGNAHEWTLLPLRYTRHVKAENGQPGGKNQLTGRYGEDVYIEVPIGTIAKNEEGEIIGEILEDRQEIILMQGGKGGLGNEHFKSATNQTPRYAQPGLPGEEGYIVFELKVLADVGLVGFPNAGKSTLLSAVSAAKPKIADYAFTTLTPNLGIVDYRNYKSFVMADIPGIIEGAAEGKGLGHRFLRHIERNSILLFLIPADAEDYFQEFKILENELKEYNPELLDKDFIISISKSDLLDEELKKEVAAKFPENRQPLFISGVTGEGLTELKDAIWKKLHG is encoded by the coding sequence ATGTCAAATTTTGTAGATTATGTAAAAATCCATTGTAAGTCGGGGCACGGAGGTGCAGGGTCAGCTCACCTCAGAAGGGAAAAATACATTCCTAAAGGCGGTCCTGATGGTGGAGATGGTGGGCGTGGTGGTCATATCATTATGAAAGGAAATGCACACGAATGGACTTTATTACCATTGCGTTACACAAGGCACGTCAAGGCAGAAAACGGTCAGCCAGGTGGTAAAAATCAGTTGACGGGTCGTTATGGAGAAGATGTTTATATAGAGGTGCCCATTGGCACTATCGCTAAAAATGAAGAGGGAGAAATCATAGGCGAAATTTTAGAAGATAGGCAAGAGATTATCTTAATGCAAGGCGGTAAGGGTGGTTTAGGAAATGAGCATTTTAAGTCGGCTACTAACCAAACGCCTCGTTATGCACAACCGGGGCTTCCTGGGGAAGAAGGGTATATCGTGTTTGAGCTAAAAGTATTAGCAGATGTAGGTTTGGTAGGCTTTCCTAATGCGGGTAAATCCACACTATTGTCTGCAGTATCTGCCGCTAAACCTAAAATTGCCGATTATGCTTTTACAACGCTTACACCTAACTTGGGGATTGTAGATTATCGTAATTACAAGTCTTTTGTGATGGCAGATATACCAGGTATTATAGAAGGAGCTGCCGAAGGTAAAGGTCTAGGGCATCGTTTTTTAAGACATATAGAGCGAAACTCAATTCTTCTTTTTTTAATTCCGGCAGATGCGGAAGATTATTTCCAAGAATTCAAAATACTTGAAAACGAGCTTAAAGAGTACAATCCTGAGTTACTAGATAAAGATTTTATCATTTCCATTTCAAAGTCTGATTTATTAGACGAAGAACTCAAGAAAGAAGTTGCAGCTAAGTTCCCTGAAAACAGACAACCCTTATTTATTTCTGGAGTTACAGGAGAAGGGCTTACAGAACTTAAAGATGCAATATGGAAAAAATTACACGGATAG
- a CDS encoding GSCFA domain-containing protein — translation MKFRTEVNLTPSSKKIEITDQVFSIGSCFASEMSNRLSEGQIRCLNNPFGTLFNPFSIANALEKIVHSECYQEKDLVNHRGYYLSFDHHTSFDGISETTTLDKINTELANAHSFLKNASWVIITLGTSFIYEYLPTGQKVANCHKMPNTLFNKRMLSDEEVQTHIKKAIELINQHCLNTVNILFTVSPIRHTKDGMVENQLSKSRLINALHQVVAMYPNAHYLPIYEILMDDLRDYRFYKSDLIHPNEQAIDYIFDKFIKAYCTEDTQKFIIDNQKIISALRHRPTHTEHPDYLKFTDNLKQKIQEQQAKVNFKIFSNF, via the coding sequence TTGAAATTCAGAACCGAAGTTAATCTTACGCCTTCCTCAAAAAAAATAGAAATTACAGACCAAGTTTTTTCTATAGGCTCTTGCTTTGCTTCGGAAATGAGTAACCGACTGTCAGAGGGACAAATAAGATGTTTGAATAATCCTTTTGGGACGCTATTTAATCCGTTTTCTATTGCCAATGCTTTAGAAAAAATAGTTCATTCTGAATGTTATCAAGAGAAAGATTTGGTTAATCATCGTGGTTATTACCTTTCGTTTGACCATCATACCTCGTTTGACGGTATCTCTGAAACTACTACTTTAGATAAAATAAACACCGAACTAGCCAATGCTCATTCATTTTTAAAAAACGCTTCTTGGGTTATTATCACTTTAGGGACTTCGTTTATTTATGAGTACCTTCCCACAGGACAAAAGGTGGCTAATTGCCATAAGATGCCAAACACTCTTTTTAATAAAAGAATGCTCTCTGATGAGGAAGTGCAAACCCACATCAAAAAAGCAATAGAACTCATCAATCAACACTGTCTTAATACTGTAAATATTTTGTTTACAGTCTCTCCCATAAGGCATACTAAAGATGGTATGGTTGAAAATCAGCTTAGCAAATCAAGGCTCATCAATGCACTGCATCAAGTGGTGGCAATGTATCCAAATGCTCATTATCTGCCTATTTATGAGATTTTAATGGACGACTTAAGAGATTACAGATTTTACAAATCAGACCTAATCCACCCTAACGAACAAGCCATAGATTATATCTTTGATAAATTTATAAAAGCCTACTGCACAGAAGACACACAAAAATTTATCATTGACAATCAGAAAATCATTTCGGCTTTAAGGCATCGTCCAACCCATACTGAACACCCTGATTATCTAAAGTTTACAGATAATCTCAAACAAAAAATACAAGAGCAACAAGCCAAAGTTAATTTTAAAATTTTTTCAAACTTCTAA
- a CDS encoding acyl-CoA dehydrogenase family protein has product MSTILKGGEFLIKETPATQIFSIEELSEEQKMLRDSAKEFIDRTVIPNRERFEKKDYAFTEECMKEIGAMGFLGISVPESYGGLGMGFVTTMLACDYLSGATGSLATAYGAHTGIGTLPILLYGTEAQKQKYLPDLATGAKFGAYCLTEPDAGSDANSGKTKARLSEDGKHYIINGQKMWISNAGFADTFTFFAKIDDDKNITGFVVNRSELENPESLTFGEEEHKLGIRASSTRQVFFNDMKVPVECLLGERNNGFKIALNALNVGRIKLAAACLDAQRRILSYSIQYANERKQFGTSISTFGAIRKKVAEMATGIFVSEAGSYRAAKDVQDKIDELVAGGMNHQEAELKGVEEYAVECSILKVFVSDLLQQSADEGIQIFGGMGFSEDTPMEAAWRDSRISRIYEGTNEINRLLAVGMLIKKAMKGQIDLMSPAMAVGKELMSIPSFETPDYSAFMSEEKAMIANLKKVFLMVSGAALQKYMMDIEKQQHLLLNASEILNQIYMAESAILRAEKHYAPDSAEAAMAQLNLYKAVEKIIVSAKEGIVSFAEGDEQRMMLSGLRRFTKYTNTPNVIALTEKVAKHFIEKGGY; this is encoded by the coding sequence ATGAGTACAATACTAAAAGGGGGAGAATTTTTAATTAAAGAAACTCCAGCAACACAAATTTTCTCAATAGAGGAACTGTCAGAAGAACAAAAAATGCTTAGAGACTCTGCAAAGGAGTTTATAGATAGAACCGTAATCCCAAATAGGGAGCGTTTTGAAAAGAAAGATTATGCTTTTACAGAAGAGTGTATGAAAGAAATCGGAGCTATGGGCTTTTTAGGAATTTCGGTTCCTGAGTCTTATGGTGGTTTGGGTATGGGCTTTGTAACCACTATGTTGGCTTGTGATTATCTGTCGGGAGCTACGGGGTCTTTGGCTACGGCATACGGAGCACATACAGGTATCGGTACGCTGCCTATTTTACTTTACGGAACGGAAGCTCAAAAACAAAAATATCTACCAGACTTAGCTACAGGGGCTAAATTTGGAGCTTACTGCCTTACAGAGCCAGACGCAGGGTCTGATGCCAACAGCGGAAAAACTAAGGCAAGACTTTCAGAAGATGGTAAACATTATATCATCAACGGTCAAAAAATGTGGATTTCTAATGCAGGTTTTGCAGATACCTTCACTTTCTTTGCTAAAATAGATGACGACAAAAATATCACTGGGTTTGTGGTTAATCGTTCCGAGTTAGAAAATCCAGAAAGTCTAACTTTCGGGGAGGAAGAGCATAAACTTGGTATCCGTGCTTCTTCTACGCGTCAGGTATTCTTTAACGATATGAAAGTGCCTGTAGAGTGTCTTTTAGGAGAGAGAAACAATGGGTTTAAAATCGCTCTTAACGCGCTTAATGTGGGTAGAATTAAACTTGCTGCAGCTTGTTTAGATGCTCAAAGAAGAATCCTTAGCTATTCTATCCAATATGCTAACGAGAGAAAGCAGTTCGGAACTTCTATTTCTACTTTTGGGGCTATCCGTAAGAAAGTAGCGGAAATGGCAACTGGTATATTTGTGAGTGAAGCAGGTTCTTACCGTGCGGCTAAAGATGTTCAGGATAAGATAGATGAACTCGTAGCGGGAGGAATGAACCACCAAGAGGCAGAGCTTAAAGGAGTAGAGGAGTATGCAGTAGAATGTTCTATATTAAAAGTATTCGTGTCTGATTTGTTGCAACAATCGGCTGATGAGGGGATTCAGATTTTTGGAGGAATGGGCTTCTCGGAGGATACACCAATGGAAGCGGCTTGGAGAGACTCTAGAATTTCTAGAATCTACGAAGGAACCAATGAGATTAACCGATTGTTAGCCGTAGGTATGCTGATTAAAAAAGCGATGAAAGGGCAAATAGACCTAATGTCTCCAGCAATGGCAGTAGGTAAGGAGTTGATGTCTATCCCGTCTTTTGAAACGCCAGATTATTCTGCATTTATGAGTGAGGAAAAGGCGATGATTGCTAATCTTAAAAAGGTTTTCCTAATGGTTTCAGGAGCGGCTTTACAGAAGTATATGATGGATATTGAAAAACAACAGCATCTTCTACTAAATGCATCTGAAATTCTTAACCAAATTTATATGGCGGAGTCTGCTATTTTAAGAGCAGAGAAGCATTATGCACCAGATTCTGCAGAGGCAGCAATGGCACAGCTGAATCTTTATAAAGCAGTAGAGAAGATTATTGTATCTGCTAAAGAAGGTATTGTGTCTTTTGCAGAAGGCGATGAGCAAAGAATGATGCTTTCTGGTCTTAGAAGATTTACTAAATATACCAACACCCCTAATGTAATTGCCCTTACTGAAAAAGTAGCGAAACATTTTATTGAAAAAGGAGGGTATTAA
- the hpt gene encoding hypoxanthine phosphoribosyltransferase: MEKVKIHDKTFVPYLKNEEIQTYIKALALKVYEDYKDETPVFIGVLNGVIMFFSDFLKHYPGKCEVAFVQVSSYHGGLQSTGIVYTKMELTKEVEGRHIILMEDIVDTGNTIESLFEYFKNTHRPKSLRVASLLLKPEVFKKDFTIDYVAKEIPNKFVLGYGLDYDELGRNLPDLYQLEEGRINH, translated from the coding sequence ATGGAAAAAGTAAAAATTCATGACAAAACTTTTGTTCCTTATTTAAAGAACGAAGAAATACAAACTTACATAAAAGCATTAGCTCTAAAAGTTTACGAAGATTATAAAGACGAAACACCTGTATTTATAGGAGTACTTAATGGAGTGATTATGTTTTTCTCAGACTTTTTAAAACACTATCCAGGGAAGTGTGAGGTAGCTTTTGTTCAGGTAAGTTCTTATCACGGAGGTTTGCAATCTACGGGGATTGTTTACACTAAAATGGAACTTACTAAAGAGGTAGAAGGGCGTCATATTATCCTTATGGAAGATATTGTAGATACAGGAAATACCATAGAAAGTCTTTTTGAATATTTTAAAAATACACACCGCCCTAAGTCGCTTAGAGTAGCTTCTCTTTTATTAAAGCCAGAAGTATTTAAGAAAGACTTTACCATAGACTATGTGGCAAAAGAAATCCCTAACAAGTTTGTGTTAGGCTACGGTTTAGACTATGATGAGTTAGGAAGAAATTTACCAGATTTATACCAATTAGAAGAAGGTAGAATTAACCATTAA
- a CDS encoding ribonuclease Z: protein MSVHLTILGFNSAIPTVNSSTTSQLLEVQERYFLIDCGEGAQVQLRRAKAKFSKINHIFISHLHGDHCFGLPGLIASFRLLGRETPLHIYGPKGIQEMLETIFRITETQRGFEVIYHELEGNQSVKIYEDHKVEVFTIPLNHRIYCNGYLFREKPKERHLNMEEISKYPEIETCDYHNLKKGKDFTLSDGFVLKNEALTTPPQPSVSYAFCSDTRYLESIVPIIKGVDVLYHEATFLHDLKEMADYTGHTTALEAATIAQKAGVKKLILGHFSNRYADLNVFTDEARTVFPNTFLPKMLETIKI, encoded by the coding sequence GTGAGTGTACATTTAACCATATTAGGCTTCAATTCAGCAATTCCTACCGTAAACTCGTCTACGACCTCTCAGCTTTTAGAGGTACAAGAACGCTACTTCTTAATAGATTGTGGCGAAGGAGCACAAGTACAACTAAGAAGAGCCAAAGCCAAGTTTTCTAAAATCAATCATATATTTATCTCTCACCTACATGGCGACCATTGTTTTGGCTTACCAGGACTTATTGCATCGTTTCGTTTGCTAGGGAGAGAAACCCCTTTACACATCTATGGTCCGAAGGGAATCCAAGAGATGCTAGAAACTATTTTTAGAATTACAGAAACCCAAAGAGGCTTTGAAGTGATTTACCACGAACTAGAAGGCAATCAGTCGGTAAAAATCTACGAAGACCACAAAGTGGAAGTCTTTACCATTCCGCTCAACCATAGGATTTACTGCAATGGCTATCTCTTTAGAGAAAAACCAAAGGAACGCCACCTGAATATGGAGGAAATCAGCAAGTATCCTGAAATAGAAACTTGCGATTATCACAACCTTAAAAAAGGAAAAGACTTTACCCTATCCGATGGTTTTGTACTCAAAAATGAGGCACTTACCACCCCACCACAACCTTCTGTATCTTATGCTTTTTGTAGTGATACCCGCTATTTGGAAAGTATCGTCCCAATTATCAAAGGTGTAGATGTTCTCTACCACGAGGCAACTTTCTTACACGATTTAAAGGAAATGGCAGACTATACGGGGCATACTACCGCCCTAGAAGCAGCTACTATTGCCCAAAAAGCAGGGGTTAAAAAACTCATTTTAGGACACTTTTCTAACCGATATGCCGACTTAAATGTCTTTACCGATGAAGCTAGAACCGTATTCCCTAATACCTTTCTACCCAAAATGCTAGAAACCATAAAAATCTAA
- a CDS encoding TatD family hydrolase: MIDTHTHLYSEEFDEDRHLMIQRALDKGVTHFFLPAINSEYHEKMLHLEAEYPNQISTMMGLHPTYINPETYDQEIKLVKDYLEQRDFCAIGEIGIDLYWDKNHLELQKEAFRLQIDWAIEKDLPIVIHSRESFDETFEVLEEKRHPKLRGIFHCFTGTLEHAKQAIDLNFSLGIGGVVTFKNGKIDQFLNEIPLEYIVLETDSPYLAPVPYRGKRNESAYLEQIIGKLVDVYQMPISEIDRITTNNAKQIFGLA; the protein is encoded by the coding sequence ATGATAGACACGCATACTCATTTATATTCAGAGGAATTTGATGAAGATAGACATTTAATGATACAAAGGGCATTAGATAAAGGAGTTACTCATTTCTTTCTACCAGCTATCAATTCTGAATATCATGAAAAAATGCTTCATCTAGAGGCAGAATATCCTAACCAAATATCGACAATGATGGGTCTGCACCCAACTTATATAAACCCTGAAACTTACGACCAAGAAATAAAATTGGTAAAAGACTATTTGGAGCAAAGGGATTTTTGTGCTATCGGAGAGATTGGGATAGATCTCTATTGGGATAAAAACCATCTAGAACTGCAAAAAGAAGCCTTTAGACTACAGATAGATTGGGCAATAGAAAAAGACCTGCCTATCGTGATACATTCTAGAGAAAGTTTTGATGAAACTTTTGAGGTTTTAGAAGAAAAAAGACACCCTAAATTAAGAGGTATTTTCCATTGTTTTACTGGAACATTAGAACACGCTAAGCAAGCCATAGACCTCAATTTCAGTTTAGGAATAGGTGGTGTGGTTACTTTTAAAAATGGTAAAATAGACCAATTTTTAAATGAAATCCCTCTAGAGTACATCGTTTTAGAAACCGACTCGCCTTATCTAGCACCTGTACCTTACAGAGGAAAACGAAACGAATCTGCCTATCTAGAACAAATCATCGGTAAACTAGTAGATGTTTACCAAATGCCTATCAGCGAAATAGATAGGATAACCACTAACAACGCTAAGCAAATTTTTGGACTAGCTTAA